In Struthio camelus isolate bStrCam1 chromosome 3, bStrCam1.hap1, whole genome shotgun sequence, the DNA window CCCAGATAGATGGCCACTACTTGTTTGCAGTAAGATGATACTGCGTAGCGTGATGAGCCCGGTGTGCCCTTGGATCATATGAAGTTCATATTTGCACTTAAAAACTTTATGGTACACTTGCAGCTGCTGTATGAACAACATATGTGATGGATGGATGTTACAGAcagctgtgtgtgtgttgtaTGGCATGCTTGCCCGTATTTCTGCCTGTGATTTACTAGATAGAAATATGGGACTCATATACATAATTGGATGCATCAGGAGCCATAAAGTGTTCCATCTTCCCCTCCCACCTTCTGCTTGAATCAGGGCTTTGTCTTCCCGTAGGGAGAGTGACCTCTCCTTTTATGATAGTGCTAAGTATCCCACAGCCACTTGAAAGAGGAGTATGTTGCTTCAGGTGCTACTTATAGAATGGAAGACAAAAATGAAGCTCTTAGCATTCATCTAGAAAGCTGCTAGTCTCTTGTTCCCTGAAGGCATTACgctgctgctgttatttcatAAAACTCCTGATGGTATTGTTAGGAGGTCATTGCATAAAACGAAATTACTGTATCTGAATATTTGTTTGTACATAGTGTATCTAAATTAATTCCATGGTTTGTGTTTGAATCGTCTATCAAAATTAAACTTTCTTATCCCGTAGATCTGGAAATTACTACTAATTGGGAAAAGGGGATCATGTGTTATTGTGGAAGTCACCAGACTCTGCAGCAGGGCCAAGAAATTCCATGTTAATGGAAAACTTATGCTATAGCCACAAAATACTCTTCATTCCAGGCCTATCTTATATGCACAGCCCTGAACAGGTATGTTGTTCAGATAGccagacaggaaggaagaggaatttAGGCAGAATTGGCACGTTTGCCTGCTGCCTGTGGCAGTGGTTGCTGTGATGTAGGCTGCATGGTCAGCTTACACTCTGCCTCATCTGAATTGACCTGCTGCAGAGTAAGTGtcagctccagctctgctttttAGAGCAGCAAAGTAGAACACAATATACTTTGACTTCTTGTGAGGCAAGCTGGAGAGCCAGAAATAAGTGATCAGTAAACTAggtgaggaaaacagaaaaaagaaaacactacctTCAATCGCAAAATGGCAAATTCTGCGGCATATGCTACATATACTAAAATACATAATTCAGGAGTAAAaagtttatttacatttttacaggAGTACAAGAAAGGAAGACGAGAAAAAAGAGGTGCTTTGCAGGTCTCAGCTTATTTTTTGGGTGGAAGAATAGTTTCTAATTAAACTTATGTCCTTATTTCATTCTTACCATTTGAGATTTGATGCAtttaagcatgattttttttttttatggatttgCCTTAAGCTGTTAAGGAATAGAGAGCTTACTATTAACCGGTACCTGCACTCAATTGAATGTTTTTAAGGTAAGGAATTCATGATAGCTTTTGCTGCATTGACCACATAGTTGCTAAGTTCTTGAACTTgccatagaatttttttttcttctttttttttttttaattgctgatttTTGAGCAGAAGAGCACTTTTTCTGCATGAGCCACCAGTAGTCGTCTTTACTGTCTCTAgtccagaagcccagcatctagCTCTTAGAATAGaggattttcattattttcagtctCTAATGTCCAATTAACCATGTTATAAAAAGCTGACTGAGCTGGCAGTCAATTAAATTTAATCACTTTCAGTGTAGGCCTTGCCAGATGTAGTCCAATAAACTCAGTAGAGCATCACTGTTATTAACTTACCACATAGGTTTACTTTCTCGAACTCTTCAAAGGTGGACACAATATGCTCTTTGGACTCCAGTCTCTGTGAACAGctgaatgaaaattttttttctgtagttcagTATCTGTGGACAGAGACTTCTGAGTTGTTTTATTGAAGAAGAAGGTCATCTGAAGATGCCTGCAGAGCAACTAAAACCAAATGTTGCCATATTCAAAACAAGTCCAATTCTAACAGGGGTTTCTGAGCTGCACTGCATGCACCCAAATGTTATCTAGCCCAGGTTTAGATTTATATGGAGAGAGAGTACCCAGAGTTCAAAGCACTTTCACAGTACATAAGCTGGGAAACTGAAAAGACGTCGTCTGAATTGCTGCTTTGTTCAGTAATGGGGTTTTGTTTGTCActttctgctgcctccttccttaAGGATGACTAACAGCTACTCAAGTGCAGAGAAGGCACCAGCGGCCGCATAGGTGACGTACCTGTTAATACAACTGAAAATGCAGTAGGGAGTCAAATTTATTGTTAAATTAATAATTATGAGAataatttgtaaaattatttctttaagtcGCCAGACACAGCTGTTTTTTTtagacattttccttttctccttgtgtGGCCAGCACTTCATTCAGCAAGCACAGAGTTGTTCTTACTCTGGTTATCTTGGTCCCTGTAAACCCTTGGGTGCCTGAGAGATTTTCACATACTATTTGCCTATGTGAAAACTCACAAATTTGGCTGTTGCAAGATTCTGGAAGTTGCTCGTTCCCTGTTCTTGGCTGCCTATTTTGGATGCCGACAGAAGGTTCCTTAAAACATTCATTATCTGCCGAAGCCATGCTCCAAGCCCCTCTCTCCAAGGGAtgtgaggaggagaagggagataGAAAGGCCAAGGGAGGGCACGGCTGCACAGTAACCAAGAACGTGCCTTTCTCCAGGGCCTGTTACAAATCCTGATTTGTAAGTcccactgtttgttttttaatgatcttGCAGTCGCCAGTTGAACCGCAGGCAGAGGTCAGGGTTTGGTCCTTCAGTTAGTCAACTTTCAGCTCGTTCTCTAGTGGGAAAGTATGATTCAAGCTCCCTGTTGCTACTTTTAATGATTTCTTAAAGTGTGTTATCGCACATCAAGTAAAAAGCTCAAAGTGCTAAAATACAGAGCCAAGGGTCTCCTGTATCCGCTGGATCCATCTAATAGCAGTACAAAGCAGCTACCGTCTGTGCGTTATGCTGTCAGCTAAATTATTTCATAatagcttttgtgtgtgtttttagccatgtattttaactgtttttgcccctggggaaggagggggacaGGTGTAGTTAATGGGGCTCCGCTacacattcaggaaaaaaaaaagtaaggtcgTTTCACACGGGTAAAGCCCCCCTTAACGGCACGGGCGAAGCGAGAAGCCTTTGGGCCAGGTTCGTCAGGTTCACCGGCATCTCTCCggcacctgccagcaccagcttGTTCAGCCGCTCGGGGCGCAACCGCCTTTCCCGCCCTCAGACACCGCCTCAGCGccagccgggggcggggagggggcggcggggacgcgcgcggcggccgttggccgcCGCgcgcgtccccgccgccccctccccgcccccggctggCGAGAGGCGGTGCCGCAGCCGTTGCGCATGCGCAGTGGCGCCTCCCGCGACCTGCCCGCctgcgggagggcggcgcggagGTGGGAGCCGCCATGGCGTTGCGGCTGCTGCGCGGCGCGCCGAGGGCGGCGAGTAagaggcgggcgggggagggagggaaggagcgggCTGGCCGCTTCGGGGCTGTTCTGCCTGCTTGTCTTTCCTCTTGTGGCGCGGGGGGGTTATAAGGTGAGGGTGAGGGGCGGTTACCGGCCGTGctcggcggcgctgcgggggcgGGAGGCCGCCTGAGGTGGTGAGATGGCGGCGGTGACTGGGGCCGCGGGgtaaccccccccccttccccttcatCCCACGGCGCCCGGAGCAGGTTTGGGCTGCCAgaggttttcctcctttttccctggCGGTGTCCTGCTCTCTTAGTATATTCCCCTAGACTGTAAACCTACAGCGTGTTGTCATGCCTCACTGTCAATTCTGACGTTTTTCTGTGGGGATGTCTTTACTGCAGACTTTCAAGCAGTAATGAAATGTTATTCTGTAGGGCTGTAGATGAAGCCAGTTCCTTCTCTGTCGAAAGCTGAGACTTTCTATGATCCTAGATGTTCTAGATCTACATGCTAGATATATAATATTCCTGAAATAGGCCAGTGCAATATATGGTAACAAGAAGAGCTGGGAAGATGTTGATAGATGTTTGTGGGCCCTTCCGGGCTCTGTTGAGTTGTTGCTTTCATGGAGGGGAATGCTCTGGGAATTCCTCGGGATTCCTGCACCACACTCATCCCTGCAGTAGTCCCTTCCCTTAGTGTATTAAATGAAATCGATACCTGAtgcatgtggtttttttcttcGTATGTCCCTTTTCGTTGTTTTTTAGAGAAGGAGGCATCAAAAATGCAAAGCCCCTTTAGATGCGTGATGGTCTTTAGTTCCTGAAGAGACTCAGTCTGTTTCAGAAGAACTGTATATCTGAACAGATGAGGGTTTTGAGAATTTTAGGGCATTCTTTTGTTTTATGGGCAGACACAAAGATCAGTTTGTAGAATAGGATTTAGCAGTAATGTTGATCGTTCATCCCATCTTTCACAGAGGTACTTAATCTTAGTGTGGAACTTATGTCACCTCTGTGTCAAAAAGAATATGTTGTCATCAACAATATCAAAtattgcagaaaggaaaaacagattttgctttttccctgctgAGATCATCAGTTTCATATCTGTACTTTAATGTGACTCTTACTTGAGCTTACACTAGAATATCAgctataatttaattttcttgctaTCTTATCATTCAGCTTGCAGAAGAACAGCCAGATGCTTGGCAGGAATAGAAAGGTCCAGCATATcccaaatatttaatttcttcactCATCCACTATGTCATAgtttaagcaaaaaaaataatctttgagGCATTGGCAATAGTTGACATGCATGGTGCAGTTCATATAGCTAGCTGTAGGGTTTAATCTTTTTAAGGTTGTGGTATTTTAAAACGAATGCATGTGCTGATTCTGGGAATATAGGTGAATTGGTGGTTGGTGTAGGTCAAATCCATACTGCTTGAGAAGGTTTCCTGATGTTGTTTCTTTAGCAAGGTAGAATGATAGCTCTTTTCAATGCTTCGCACCTAGTCTGCTACCAATGCTTCGCACCTAGTCTGCTACCGGAAGGATTTGAATATTCCTTCTTAGGAAAAGTAAGAGCTACTTTAAGCAGATATgcacagctgaaatatttttagaagatagTTCATCATGGTCACTGAGGACATTTGGCTTTGTAACCAAATGCAGAAGTATCagtctaagaggaaaaaaaaaaagatacttcttttaattaaagcatttgCATAGTTATATAATTGAACTTAAATTTGCTCAAAGTTTGTCTCTGCTTCTGACTACCAGCTTAATTACTTTACCATCATAAGGGAAGCCCAACTAGTTTCTACCAACGTCCTGGAAAACCTGTTACTAAGGGAACAacattctctctttattttttttagtactttCCTTTGGGAAAGCAGGGGCTTTTTCTGACTCAAAAGCTTATGGAAATGAGCCAAGACTTGGAAATCAGCAGGCTTTTAGGGGGAAGATTAGGACTTCTCCAGGAAAACAGAATGTACTGGTCCACACTAGCATACTTACTATTTAGAGTCTAAAATACAAGAAGGTAACAGTGAAGATCAGTTCAAGCAatttaaaatatacttattttgaGAGCTAAGTTATACAACTGACAGCTGTGTCTGCATATGTTTCTAGGGCCAAAGATGAGAATCAGTGCTGATTTCTTAGGTGTCCGTGAGATGAATTTTAAACTAGTATTTGGCATTTGTTTTCCTGTCCTTAACTTCCTAGTTTcttcagtgagtttttttttcagaggctttCTAAGTAGTGATGCAGCTATACGGTATTAAACTGTCACGTTTATGTTACAAATGTGCGTTTGTTTGATAGGGTCCTCGCTGCTTTGCAGCTCTCTGCGGAGCACCAACTCTAATGCAGAAGGACGGTCTGAACGTGTTAAACAGTCGCTTAAGAAACCAAAGTTACCAGTAGGTCGGTTTGATGAACCAGAGGAGTCCAATATAGAGAGGGAACCACTGGAAAGTAAGTCATATTTTACCAAAATTGAaagccatattttaaaagaaagatcctGCTATCCTGACGTAAGTTTAAGAAGGGGGATACGCATTCAGCACTTTTCAGAATCATTTTCTAAGCTCAGTgattctgaaaaaatgaaaaagatgaggCAACGGTCACAAGCTGCGGAAAGGGATGTATAAGGAAAAAGTTCTCCCGAGTAAGGATGGTCTAATGTTTTGATGAATTGCCCAGAAAACTTTTGGTACCTCTGTTCTGGGAGATGCTCAAATTCGCCCAGACATCCTGACCTGCTattagccttgctttgagcagggatggGGCTGGATGTCCTCCAAAAGTGCTTTCCAGCCTACCATTCCATAATTCTGAGATATGTAGCTGGTATAGGTAATATTGTTCTGTTACAGTATAGTTCTAAACAATGGTACTAAACTCACCAGGGCACCAACTACTTTTTTATTgtgcaaaaagctttttctgtttcttggtcCTCAGAAGTTTTCTTGATCCTTGCTATGTTTGCACGGTCGGTCTCTTTCTTAGCCTTACGTgcagtgttttgaaaaacaacaaCTGATACTAAGTTTACTGAGCCACTCAGTGGGGTCCAGGGAGACCTAATAAACTCCTGCTATTTGTGTTACATTccgctgacttcagtgggattcgTTTACAGAACCTGACAAGATTGAGGCACCAGATACGTTGCTGCTAAAAGTCAGTAGAAATGTATACTTCTTtatcagagaggagaaagaaagaatctcattttccttctttttgattACCTGTCTTTCCTTAACTAAAAGTGCTAGTCATGCTTTATCTTACTCATACATACCTGCACTGCATGCTGTTCTGTTACTGTTCATTTACCAGTAGCAATAACTCGTGTTTATATATTTTGACGTCTCTGGGACAAGCTTTTTAATACATTAATAAATCACTATGAATATCCAGACAGCAACATGACTGAAAAATTACAATATCATCTGCAAAATGGCTGCAGGCAATTTCAGATTGTGACTCACTTCAGAACTGACTCAGAATTGGAATTACTGTGTAAGCAGAGAGAGCTATTGAACTCTGAAACCCTTCTCCGTTTATTCTCAAGAAAATACATACCATCGCTGCTTCATTTAAAACAagttaataattttaatttttgcttattGTTCAGATGTTCTATATTTCTAGCAAGACTCAAGGTTTCTTTTGGCTTAAAATTTAGTTGTACCTGTGTATTTTTTGTACATATCACACTAGCAGTAGCTTATTAATATGCTAACTCTGCAGTGTATCGTTGGtggttattagaaaaaaaaagttacaggttTAAGCTGGCTGTTTTCCATCATGGAGAAATCTTTTGAGTTCTGCAACAGCTGTCAGCACGTCAGTAATACTGAGTATTGGGATAATGACCTCTACAAAATAATAGTAGATGCATTTGTGCTCCTTGTGCTGCCAAAGGTGCACAAATACTAACATTTCCTATCCTGATccacattaatttttaaacagacaTCCCAATGTGTCATGCTGTATAGCCTGTAGCTACGTGAGTCTCCCTCTATtactttgctttctctctgctctccgggatttcttttgttgtcttttctctttttcaactCTGCTCCTCATTGCTTGTTGCTTCCCACCACTGCTGAGTTAGGGATGCGATTGAGGGAGCCCTGGGTCATGTATACGTATGCTAGGCCCCGAAGAATCAACATGGCGAGTGGATGAGTGCGATCAAGCACACTtgagggagccctgcagtctAGTGCAGGCTGGAAAAATACACTTCCAAATACATTGCTGTGCCTAGGCAATGCATTTGTAAGTACTGTATGGCTTGGTGATGCATAGCGAGATGGTTGTTGCACGGCATGGAAGGCTGAATCTTTGCTTTAAGAGAGGGCTCTGTGTAAGGGAGCACTTGAGGAGGATATTAATAAGGATCAGTATAAAGATGAGTTATGGAACAAAGCTGTATAGTGGCAGAAGCTAGATAGGGTGCTACCTAGCTACCCTACCTAGGGGAACGGAAGAAGCATCACTAATGTTTAAGCTTAGCATGTGGCTTACTGAAGAGATTTGAAAATCCCTTTGAGATATTACTTAGGAAGAGTCTCCCTCTCCTGAAAGGAGATAAGTCATCACAATGACTTATCAGGCATAGGTCAAGTTCTAAAAGATCAAAGGTAAAATACCTGATTTTAACTATTTAGGGTTTTATAATACCTTATATGACTGTAGCATCTAGCCTGTATAAAACATCAACGTgctgtttcttgaaaaaaatactaacatCCATGAAAACgtatttttaatataagaatAATTGTAGACTCTTGACTAAAATTCTCATACATGAGTGTTCTGAATTAGAGACCTGAAAAACCTGAAAGTGATCTGATATTTTACATGTGGTGAACATACGTATAGCATAGCAGAATGGCGCAGGTTCTCACTATGAATTCACCGGAAACTGTGGTGCTTTAGTGGACATTGAGTGGCTTTTTCATTTGCATAACTGAATATGATAATATATTCCTAATTGTAGCCACAAGGCTATCTGAAATTACTGTTGCATTACTCTGGGAAATGTTTAACTCACGgttgcctttaaaaacaaaaaataatttatttggtgctaaaaaacaaaactgagaagcAAACTTTTTAGTTGGTGAAATCTTTATATTTGTTAACATTACAAGCATTTTAATAAACCTTCCCTGTCATTTCAGAATTTCCTGATGGAATCAATCCTACTACGAAAGAGAAGGGTGGACCTAAAGGTCCTGAACCTACACGTTACGGAGACTGGGAGAGAAAAGGACGTTGTATAGACTTTTAATGTACAAATGTACCTAttgctaataaaatatttttagttgttgaaaaaaataatatgtaGAGAAATCTCACCTAGATTTTCCTTCCTGTTGTGAAGCTTCTTGTTTCTGTCATGCTTGTGGTGAATTATCTGAGagatattttatgtaaataaacaTGCTGTGGTAACTCAGTTTGTGAGCTGTTATTTGTATCATATGCCTCTGGTCTTTAATGGTATTTACTACTCCCTATTGCAAGCTTAGTGATGTGAAATCGGCAGTGAGTGTATTACTGAGGTATGTGAAGGCTTGGGGcttttatataattaaaaatttATGTCCTGTCTTAAAGCTTTGCAGTTCATGAACCTGTGTACTGCTCATCAAAATTACAGCCACCTCTGAGAAGATCAGTACGCAGCTGATACACAGCACAGTGTTAAAAGACCCCCTAATTAAGAACCATCCCCTCTGTCTTTTATAGAGTGGGACAGGTTTTCTTTATTGTTTGCGCAGAGCAGATAGAAACTCAATTTTATCTTATCTTGGGCTGGCAGGCTTTAAATGGTATGATGTTTGCTTATCGGCCAAAGAAAAATGGAGGTTAATTCTAAGAGGGTCAGCTCGTGATTTCAAGTAGTGGAGTGTATGTAGTTTTGGCATACTGTTTTTTATAAGCTAGCTTGTATAATTACAGCTATTTGCATTGTCTTTCTTTGATTAATGGAGATGTCTATTTGAAAATTGGCTACAAGCTGCCTggcaaaaaataatctttttttctgataccTGAAGGTCAAAAGGGGACTGTTACATAGGATGATCTTTATATTGCAAGTCTGTAAACTTCATTCAGTTATCTGGTATTGAGCTAAGTATCTTTTGGTCAAATCCAGCTCAGTTCTTCATTCAAGAGTTTACTTAGTGACTACTTCTGGAGAGTGCAAATCCTCCACTTTTCTGGTTACTAATTAACTATGAGAATAATCTGGGTGCCACTTTCCTAATTTTAGTTTGTCTGACTTAAGCTTTCAGTCATTCTCATTGTGTCTTTCTCACAGTTATGAACATATTAATGCTCTGTGTTTACTTGCTGTGCAAATTCTTTTTGATAGACCAAATCAATTATCTTCTCTAGTCTTTCACTGTATGtggtctttttcttctctttgtgcttctttcctgctattttgctgatttttttttcagcctgttcACTTTTACTTACTACTCTCATGCTTATCTATCCATAGTTTCTATTAGCTCTTTTGCCATAGCATCACAGTGGGCattaaaactgaataaatatttctttgagaGCACAGGACTGTCTTGCATTCTatggcctactttttttttttttccctacacgGATAATTTCGCCTTTTGCTCTGCCAAAGCAAATGTTACCGATGAAAGTCAGCTTTACACCATGATTTATATTGTTCAGCATTACTCCGGCTGTTGCAGCACTTTACTCAGCCTTGATTTTTGCATGGTTTATTAAAGCATCAAAGCATGTCAGTCCTATTACAGATCTCTGTAAAACCTCGCTAAAAGCCACCCCACTTGTAGTCAATAGGGAATCTTTTTGAGGTCTGTCAGTTTGCATACTGAATGTATTTTATTGATGTGGTATCATGCTAGTTGTGAATTAAGCTGTTTTGACTCACTGCCATGATACCCTGCAGAAGTATTAAATCCGTTCAGTCAGCTTGATCAATCAAATAACTCATTAAAGAGTAAAATGAGGTTTgttaaaacctatttttcataGTAGACATGTTAACTAGTGATATTCACATTTCAGGCCTTTAATTCTCTATAAATTCAAGTTCTGCAGTGTTCTTTCGATGTTGGAAAATTAATCTGTATTTACCTGACTCATCCTATTTGCCGTTCTTTAGTACAGCAGGCTCTTGGTAACGCGTGTCATAAATACTTGTTGTCAAGGGGTAGGCGCTCAGGAAGTGAAGGACGCAGTTTCGGCTTCAGACCCTCTTTACCAACCCAGGCCAGTGTCTGTAACCACCAAGTATTTGCTTAATTGGTTAGGGAATGTGTCAATATGAGATGAAAGCCAAACATTTGGGCAAAGAATGTAACATCCAAACAGAGAATACCAAGGAACCTTATTCTGTGGTCTGGCAGTCTGGCATTTACCAGAAAGAGAAGTCCTGGGTTCCATACAAGTAAGTCCAAAATAATTGCTTTGTGGTGCACAAAATCGCATGTGGTATCTGTCCAAACCAGTCGTGGCTGAAATGTAACAGTCGATACAAAGATACTGCAGGGCATTAAACGAGTGTCTGCAGTTACGAAAAAAATACTTTAGCGTTTTTCAGTGCTATCTTCCTGCTCTTTCCAGATGATTAATATTAGCAATTCACTGTAATGCAGCGTGAGGGTAAAGCAATGTGGCACTAGCCATTAGATTAGTCACAGAGGCGTGTTTTTATCAGAAGCACTGTCTGAGCCTATTTCTGTAGCTCTCTTTGTTGGTATAGCAGGGGGTAAAGCCGCAGAGGTTGTattctttttctgctgtcttaAATTTTTGTGAGACAAAGGAAAATTGTTCTGCCTGTGTAAGCAAGATCTTGTAGTCTTGGAGGATGCACTTTGTGTTCTTTATTAAAAAGCTACGTGTGTTTTTGCAGtaggctttcttttttaaagttaaatttgtTTCTGCTAATTTGCATAGATACCTTTGGCATCTATTACAATTATGAAATCCTTATTGTTTGAAATAATTGCTCTACAATTACTTTATTACAAAATACCTAAAATTGCATTCTacagttaaataaaatgtttactgTATATTGCCTTGTTTGGGAAGTACATATTTCAGTGCTAATTTTACCAAGACACTTAAAATGGAAGATTTTATTGTATAGCTGAATCAGAGTAAAATTATCCTGTATCACAGCAGATGTTTGTTAAGAAGTGTAGAATGCTGTTATAAATTTCTGTGGGATTTGCAAGCCATAGCAGCCTATGGTGTTTTTATGAGAAAACTTTACTACTTTGTCAGTTGATTGCAGTGAATGAGCACAGATTCCAACCATCTTTAGTAACAAATCTTTTTATAGGATAGTTATTTGGTTTTGTCTTTTGAAAGGGACAAAATACCTTGTTTTGAAGGAAGTATTAAGAAGATAGCAAGACAGCGTATTAATTTGTACGAGAAGAGGATTTATAAATTAGGTGTTCTTTTCAATTGGCTATCAATCACAAGTTCTTTCAAGCATATCGTCAAAGCATAAGTAAATGGTTTGAGAATGTACTtctgtgtgctgatggtgatctgaaaactttaaaatttgTGTCAGATCTCATGCTTTTATACCGTGCAATATGGAAACACCTTTGCTTAGCTGAAGGTTGGTACTTGATATCACACCAGCTGAGGCGTGCAGTCTACATTCTAATATTAGTATTCCAGCGCTCCCTGTTACATCTTGGTAATTGGTGGTAGGGGGTGGTAATGTGTAATCGTCTTAAGgatttttttgcagaaagggtGGCACACTAGGAATAGAAGCATAATTATAAAATGATGGTTTGGCAAATCCTGAGAAAAGAGACAGCTCTGTTGAAAACACGTGCTGTGAAGAGTGGAACTAATGAAGTCTTGTTCTTTATGAATGTCTTATGTCTGCTATAGTTCCAGTTTCTTTCCCTATATTCCTTTGTTGATTGAAGTTATCTCCATTGGGCAAGAGACAGGAAATGCTATGGCTAGTCTGAAGCACTGAGTGGGCAGCACATACAACAGCACTGCCTACCTTTCCCTCTCTGGGAGCTTTATTTGGACCTCTGTCTTTTACCCAGCTACTGCTTTTCACAGAACTTGCAAGAACTTAATTAATGGAAACTCTTCTGCCTTCCCGATCTTTCCAGAACAGTTGAAGTTATTCACTGACTTTTTAAAGTTAAGCGGGGAGAGCAGACGTTAGCCTCTCATTCTTTGGAAGCCAAACTGATGAATAACCTTGACCATACGTATTTTCTCTGGAAATACTCAGCATGtctctgcatttttattctgGGTGAGAAAGgatgatttcctttctctttcaaggAACATCAGAAGTACCAATTAAAGCTTACAGCAGTAAGACTTTGACGTGCATTTTCCGAACATTAAAGGTCTCCTGGGCAGCTAGCTATAGTCTTGGGCCTATaaaaatttacatattttaatgttGCATTTATTAGGATGAGGACAGTGTTTACAGAAGCTCATTAAGGTCCTTACTTAACAAATTCACTATGATAAAGCTGACATACCTGGCCACCAAAACACACAGTTATGATTTTAAAAGATTAGTCTCTGTCAAAATTAGGTGAGCTATGAAATTATTTGGTAGTCGGGTTAATTCTAGAAGCCAGATACTGAAGTATTATTTACACTGGGACTCTCCTAATCATCTGCTTAAAAATTAAGTGGCTTGTCTAGTCAGCTGTGCTTGCTTTGTAATCAGCGGCAATGGAGAGAAGCGCCTCTAAAAAGTGGTCCATTTTAGGATGGGGAGATGAATTCTTCATTGCAGATGGTGAATGGGAGGAAGTTTGAAGTGTCTCCTTCTCTCCATTAACTTTAAAGGCAGCCTAAATAGCTATCTTAGGCTAGATGCCATCGCATAAATAAAGTTACATGTGTCAGCTTTGTGATGGTAACAACAGAGAAGCCAGTGTGTCAGTGAATATGAAGTGTGAACTCATCGCTCCCTTCTCAAGTGAACTTTGCAATGAGGCAATAGGCACCCACCGAGCTCTTACTGCCTGTGTCCTACCCATGCGCTTGTGCCGGGGAACGGGAGGTTGAGGGCCAACTCTGACACCTTGTAGCAGGAGTTCGCTTCCCATAAAATCAGAGGAAGAAGTCTGACATGAAGATTTCTTTTAATCCCTTCTGCTTATCTACCTCCCAACCAAATACCTAAAACATCACACAGCCAAGAAGATAACACTGAGTGTATTTATACCTGGGTGGTACCCAGGGAC includes these proteins:
- the SDHAF4 gene encoding succinate dehydrogenase assembly factor 4, mitochondrial; the encoded protein is MALRLLRGAPRAARSSLLCSSLRSTNSNAEGRSERVKQSLKKPKLPVGRFDEPEESNIEREPLEKFPDGINPTTKEKGGPKGPEPTRYGDWERKGRCIDF